The following proteins come from a genomic window of Candidatus Thiodiazotropha sp. CDECU1:
- a CDS encoding IS1182 family transposase has product MARYKDYNYDQMKMLPVSYEKQILPGSFEYSLSYLIDNELDISAFDQQYQNDSTGRPAYDPKLLLKIIILAYSKGITSSRQIERLCRENIVFMALSADLQPDHSTVADFISRAPDTIADLFGQVVLVCDRLGLIGKEMFAVDGCKLPSNASKSWSGTHAELKKKRQKIDRAVRRMLQRHREQDTAEQQPDIYEREQEQIKKLRAASRKIKQHLDTEPERKGTSGKRVKSNITDNESAKMKTSHGVIQGYTGVAAADSLHQVVVHAEAFGQGQEHGLLKPVIEGIRETFKESSPKEERKLQKTKITADSGYHNRDTLEYLEAEGIDGYLADTGFRARDPRFKDHKASKERNKRKEKERFSQSEFKVDRNNETCRCPAGKAMWLKARRARIGHHLFMQFQGYEQDCDNCGLRKRCLRNEAQHTPRQINVTLDITQEQKAGILERMKRKIDSPRGRHIYSQRLGTVEPVFGHLTDAIGINRFSYRGKRKVDGQWKLMMMLHNILKIHRYGWEWT; this is encoded by the coding sequence ATGGCACGTTATAAGGATTACAACTACGATCAGATGAAAATGCTGCCCGTGTCCTATGAGAAACAAATCCTGCCGGGCAGTTTCGAATACTCCCTCTCCTACCTGATCGATAACGAGCTTGATATAAGCGCATTTGACCAACAGTATCAAAACGACAGCACAGGCCGGCCTGCCTATGATCCCAAACTGCTGTTAAAGATCATCATTCTTGCCTATTCCAAGGGCATTACCAGCAGCCGTCAGATCGAACGCCTATGTCGCGAGAATATCGTGTTCATGGCGCTGTCGGCAGACCTGCAACCCGACCACAGTACAGTAGCAGATTTCATCTCCCGCGCCCCTGATACGATAGCCGACCTGTTTGGACAAGTCGTATTGGTGTGTGATCGGTTAGGCCTGATCGGTAAAGAGATGTTCGCCGTTGATGGCTGCAAGCTGCCCTCAAACGCGTCCAAGAGCTGGAGCGGCACACATGCTGAACTGAAGAAGAAACGACAGAAGATCGATCGCGCGGTGCGACGCATGCTGCAACGCCATCGTGAGCAGGATACAGCGGAACAACAACCGGATATCTACGAGCGAGAGCAAGAGCAGATCAAAAAGCTGCGAGCAGCCTCACGTAAGATCAAACAGCACCTGGACACCGAGCCCGAGCGCAAGGGCACAAGCGGGAAGAGGGTCAAAAGCAACATCACCGACAACGAAAGCGCCAAGATGAAGACCAGCCACGGGGTTATCCAGGGCTACACCGGCGTTGCCGCCGCCGACAGTCTACACCAGGTGGTCGTGCACGCCGAAGCCTTTGGGCAAGGCCAGGAACATGGTCTGCTCAAGCCCGTAATAGAAGGGATCAGGGAGACCTTCAAAGAGAGCAGCCCCAAAGAAGAGAGGAAACTGCAAAAGACCAAGATCACTGCCGACTCGGGATACCACAACCGGGATACCCTGGAATACCTGGAAGCCGAAGGCATAGACGGCTATCTGGCGGACACCGGCTTTCGCGCCCGCGACCCCCGGTTCAAGGATCACAAGGCATCGAAAGAGAGAAACAAGCGTAAAGAGAAGGAACGGTTCAGCCAGAGCGAGTTTAAGGTTGACCGCAATAACGAGACTTGCCGGTGTCCTGCCGGAAAGGCAATGTGGCTAAAAGCCCGTCGGGCAAGAATCGGCCATCACCTGTTCATGCAGTTCCAGGGCTACGAACAAGACTGCGACAACTGCGGCTTGAGGAAACGCTGCCTGAGAAACGAGGCCCAGCATACACCAAGGCAGATCAATGTCACACTGGATATCACGCAGGAACAGAAGGCGGGAATCCTCGAACGGATGAAGCGTAAGATCGATAGCCCAAGAGGCCGCCATATCTACAGTCAACGATTAGGTACGGTTGAACCGGTGTTTGGCCATCTCACTGATGCCATTGGGATCAATCGGTTCAGCTATAGAGGCAAAAGGAAAGTTGACGGTCAATGGAAATTGATGATGATGTTACACAATATCCTGAAGATCCACCGGTATGGATGGGAATGGACTTAG
- a CDS encoding putative phage abortive infection protein yields the protein MHRYCLCDFIGLWGFPTASIAIHRENSGQIQIEDRTGKKVFITLLRELYESYDIALVVCKTHSVDTIHASNIAYLAFFYGAVGDVSKSILSSRLGSKFNESFLNDLFKNFEERRQSVDKNAFHYKIFDGHQSRLGHYYRHLFQSVNYINAQNTETLSYIEKYQYIKTMRAQLSTQEQMLLFWNSVSDIGMDWEKGSKVVLDNDKLITKYNLIKNIPDGYSKYISPRKYYPLVEYEGLEQKPVGRASLEARYC from the coding sequence ATGCACCGTTATTGTCTATGTGATTTTATCGGATTATGGGGTTTTCCGACAGCCTCAATAGCAATCCATAGGGAAAACTCAGGTCAAATCCAAATCGAAGACAGGACTGGTAAAAAGGTATTTATTACCTTGCTGCGTGAGCTGTACGAAAGTTACGATATTGCTCTTGTTGTATGTAAAACGCACTCTGTAGATACCATTCATGCGTCAAATATTGCCTACTTGGCGTTCTTCTATGGTGCCGTAGGAGATGTCTCGAAATCTATCTTGTCTAGTCGCCTTGGATCAAAATTCAATGAATCATTTCTGAACGATCTCTTTAAGAATTTTGAAGAACGGCGGCAATCAGTAGATAAAAATGCATTTCATTACAAAATATTCGACGGCCACCAATCAAGGTTGGGGCATTATTATAGGCATCTTTTTCAATCAGTTAACTACATAAACGCGCAAAATACAGAAACGCTCAGCTATATTGAGAAATATCAATACATAAAAACCATGAGAGCACAGCTTTCAACTCAGGAGCAAATGTTGCTTTTCTGGAATTCAGTGTCTGATATTGGTATGGATTGGGAAAAAGGCTCAAAGGTTGTGTTAGATAACGATAAGCTGATAACAAAATACAATCTCATTAAGAATATTCCAGATGGGTATTCAAAATATATCTCGCCGAGAAAATATTATCCTTTAGTGGAATATGAGGGTCTTGAACAAAAACCTGTAGGGAGAGCCAGCCTTGAAGCAAGATATTGCTAA
- a CDS encoding HNH endonuclease signature motif containing protein: MSKKYKKKLCVYCAERPSSTADHVIAREFFGINRRANLPKVPSCSTCNNQKSRIEHYLTSVLPFGSNHSSAREIFTLSAEKRLKKNLKLKRHLSSKISKRWTQNENGLYTYNMQLPIEQKFIIRLFEYIAQGLLYHHFNVVLGLEFFVNAVAVTDHGYNNFYNQFIGESKLGVVTANLADNGFSYIGRQGKDYPEMSIWFMKLYDGIKLVDVNGNDTSSHIFASTGHKRILRNAYLAHKYGIQG; the protein is encoded by the coding sequence ATGTCAAAGAAATACAAAAAAAAGTTATGTGTCTATTGCGCAGAAAGACCATCATCTACTGCTGATCATGTCATAGCACGTGAGTTCTTTGGTATAAATAGAAGAGCAAATCTTCCTAAAGTGCCATCTTGCTCTACATGTAATAACCAGAAATCAAGAATTGAGCATTATTTAACATCAGTTCTTCCTTTCGGTTCTAACCATTCCTCAGCTAGAGAAATATTTACATTATCAGCAGAAAAAAGGCTAAAAAAGAATTTAAAGCTTAAACGCCATTTAAGTAGTAAAATATCTAAAAGATGGACACAGAACGAAAACGGACTATATACATACAATATGCAATTGCCTATAGAACAAAAATTCATTATCAGGCTTTTTGAATATATAGCACAAGGCCTTCTCTATCATCACTTCAATGTTGTTTTAGGCTTGGAATTCTTTGTTAATGCAGTCGCTGTTACAGACCATGGTTACAACAACTTTTATAATCAGTTTATTGGAGAATCAAAGTTAGGTGTAGTAACAGCAAACCTTGCTGACAACGGCTTTTCTTATATTGGTCGTCAAGGCAAAGACTATCCTGAAATGTCTATATGGTTTATGAAGCTATATGATGGTATTAAACTAGTCGATGTAAACGGAAATGACACTTCTAGTCATATATTTGCTAGTACTGGACATAAAAGAATATTACGCAATGCTTATTTAGCGCATAAATATGGCATTCAGGGCTAA
- a CDS encoding toll/interleukin-1 receptor domain-containing protein → MPKLHKNGNAFLQRRFPSAVVLNNEITLSEEKGSIVANVWPMVAQDPRSGVMQRAIAIENMGARGELPTVAKLMNKWFEELKGSIYIKIDTVLDPLSQAIDTNQMSYAPRTILYTNKMIVPPDVVFEIFSQENSLIEIVDENKMHKTVFISYGGPDESAAEKTNSSLKSKGVKTWFFPDDADPGAKLHRVMHDGVNEYDRVLLLCSKESLTRPGVLNELEHVLEREAREGGCEILIPVSLDDFVYGDWAPDKHDLASQIRSRVIAKIPIDSDDFEKTIDKVVKVLRK, encoded by the coding sequence ATGCCAAAATTGCATAAAAATGGAAATGCATTTCTTCAACGAAGATTTCCATCTGCTGTAGTACTAAACAATGAGATAACACTAAGTGAAGAAAAAGGAAGTATTGTGGCCAATGTTTGGCCAATGGTCGCGCAAGATCCTCGTTCTGGTGTGATGCAACGAGCAATCGCAATTGAAAATATGGGTGCGCGCGGTGAGCTTCCTACTGTAGCTAAATTAATGAATAAATGGTTCGAAGAGCTTAAAGGATCTATATATATAAAAATAGATACCGTTCTCGATCCATTGTCACAAGCAATTGATACCAATCAAATGAGCTATGCTCCGCGTACTATCTTGTATACAAACAAAATGATAGTACCACCAGATGTGGTTTTTGAAATATTTAGTCAAGAAAATTCGCTAATTGAAATTGTCGACGAGAATAAAATGCACAAGACAGTTTTTATATCCTATGGTGGCCCTGATGAAAGTGCAGCAGAAAAAACAAATAGTTCTTTAAAATCTAAAGGTGTAAAAACATGGTTTTTCCCGGATGATGCTGACCCTGGCGCAAAACTTCATAGGGTGATGCATGATGGTGTAAACGAATACGATAGGGTTTTGTTATTGTGCTCTAAAGAGTCATTAACTAGACCAGGAGTATTAAATGAGCTTGAGCACGTATTAGAGAGAGAAGCAAGAGAAGGCGGCTGTGAAATCCTTATCCCAGTCTCATTAGATGATTTTGTGTATGGGGATTGGGCCCCGGATAAGCATGACTTGGCAAGTCAGATAAGGTCAAGAGTGATTGCAAAAATCCCCATCGACTCTGATGATTTCGAAAAAACTATTGATAAGGTGGTAAAAGTTCTGCGTAAATAA
- a CDS encoding DEAD/DEAH box helicase family protein, which yields MKTLRPFQEAVIDELRSGFIQSHKRQLLALATGSGKTVVASHLIH from the coding sequence ATGAAGACACTGCGACCATTCCAGGAAGCGGTCATTGATGAACTCCGCTCCGGGTTTATTCAAAGTCATAAACGCCAATTACTTGCTCTAGCTACCGGGTCGGGGAAAACAGTCGTCGCAAGTCACCTAATCCACTGA
- a CDS encoding YdaU family protein: MSKVNVWWPMYPADFTIDTAYLTNEEVGAYVKLLNAAWRQDGSISSDQKQLARLVGVSPQKWKKMSGSLQSFFTENGGKWRSDWLSAELAKAKSNSEKKSQNAKKRWQDRSEMGMQMHSKSNANASDESMQMQCPSPSPSPISSRIEGASHKDTQIDFDEIAVGSLGGVA, translated from the coding sequence ATGAGCAAGGTCAATGTCTGGTGGCCGATGTACCCCGCCGACTTCACCATCGATACAGCCTATCTCACTAATGAAGAGGTTGGTGCTTACGTCAAGTTGTTAAACGCTGCGTGGCGACAGGATGGTTCAATTTCTAGCGACCAGAAGCAGCTTGCCAGGCTTGTTGGTGTGTCCCCTCAGAAGTGGAAGAAAATGAGCGGATCACTGCAATCATTTTTCACCGAAAATGGCGGAAAGTGGCGTAGTGACTGGCTTTCAGCGGAACTGGCGAAAGCTAAGTCAAACAGCGAGAAGAAAAGTCAGAACGCTAAAAAGCGGTGGCAAGATCGTAGTGAAATGGGTATGCAAATGCATAGCAAAAGCAATGCAAATGCATCCGATGAATCTATGCAAATGCAATGCCCTTCACCTTCACCTTCACCAATTTCTAGCCGTATAGAGGGGGCATCTCATAAAGATACACAAATCGATTTTGATGAAATAGCAGTAGGTAGTTTGGGGGGTGTTGCATGA
- a CDS encoding helix-turn-helix transcriptional regulator has protein sequence MKQYLSVKDVSRRYGVGVSTVWQWVKDGLLPAPVRFGQRCTRWDCDALNEHDQKVKTAA, from the coding sequence ATGAAGCAATACCTCTCCGTCAAAGACGTGTCACGCCGTTATGGTGTTGGTGTGTCCACTGTTTGGCAGTGGGTGAAAGATGGCCTGCTGCCTGCTCCTGTTAGATTTGGCCAGCGTTGCACTCGCTGGGACTGTGATGCTCTCAATGAGCATGACCAGAAAGTCAAAACTGCTGCTTGA
- a CDS encoding tyrosine-type recombinase/integrase, with protein sequence MARQRTFGKLPETKIRSAKGKARPYKLSDGGGLYLLVNPDNSKYWRLKYRIDGKEKVLSLGVYPVVTAAMARDEALEAKRKLKKSEDPVHSRRMERMARLGNSFYSVAEEWFSKQKGRWTSNHANRVWTSLEQDVFPTLGGRPIGDIKTLECLAVIRAVEDRGAIDVAGRIKQRMSSVFRYAVQTARIEFNPADQLHGVIATKKVTHRASLKSEALPDFLRALDRFSGQELTRLALKLLLLTFVRPGELRGARWDEIHTRSKQWRIPAERMKMKEEHIIPLSSQAIDVLKQLKKLTGKYDLIFPGVRSIRRPMSENTLTNAIRKRLGFNATAHGFRSTASTALNEAGFKPDVIERQLAHAERNKVRAAYNRSQYVKERSEMMQWWADYLEGLKGGADVVPIKSRPRSQ encoded by the coding sequence ATGGCACGCCAAAGAACCTTCGGGAAATTACCAGAAACCAAGATTAGATCCGCTAAGGGTAAGGCCAGGCCTTATAAGTTGTCAGACGGCGGTGGCCTTTATTTACTCGTCAATCCAGACAATTCCAAGTATTGGCGGCTTAAGTACCGCATTGATGGTAAAGAAAAAGTTTTATCCTTGGGGGTATATCCGGTTGTAACCGCTGCTATGGCCCGTGATGAGGCTCTTGAAGCAAAGCGGAAACTGAAGAAAAGTGAAGACCCAGTGCATAGCCGAAGGATGGAGAGGATGGCTCGTTTAGGAAATTCATTCTACTCCGTTGCTGAGGAGTGGTTTTCAAAACAGAAGGGGCGCTGGACTTCTAATCATGCTAATCGTGTGTGGACCTCACTGGAGCAGGATGTCTTTCCAACCTTAGGCGGCCGGCCTATAGGAGATATCAAGACACTTGAATGTCTAGCTGTGATTCGAGCTGTAGAGGATAGGGGGGCTATTGATGTTGCAGGGCGAATCAAACAACGGATGAGCAGTGTCTTTCGATATGCCGTCCAGACAGCAAGAATTGAGTTCAATCCGGCAGATCAGCTTCACGGTGTCATTGCCACCAAAAAGGTCACACACCGGGCCTCATTGAAATCTGAGGCGCTTCCAGACTTCTTGAGGGCGCTGGATCGCTTCTCAGGTCAGGAACTCACCCGATTGGCCCTGAAATTACTTCTGCTGACCTTTGTCCGGCCTGGTGAACTCCGAGGCGCGAGATGGGATGAGATCCATACCAGATCCAAGCAGTGGCGTATACCAGCCGAGCGGATGAAGATGAAAGAGGAGCACATTATCCCTCTATCCAGCCAGGCCATTGATGTTCTCAAGCAGCTTAAGAAGCTCACAGGGAAATATGATCTGATTTTCCCAGGGGTGAGGAGTATTCGTCGACCGATGTCGGAAAACACGCTCACGAATGCGATCAGGAAAAGACTCGGTTTCAACGCCACGGCTCACGGCTTTAGGTCCACCGCCTCAACTGCTTTGAATGAGGCAGGTTTCAAACCTGATGTGATAGAGAGACAGCTGGCACACGCTGAGAGAAACAAAGTCAGAGCAGCCTATAACCGCTCCCAGTATGTCAAGGAGCGTTCAGAGATGATGCAGTGGTGGGCCGATTACCTGGAAGGCTTGAAGGGTGGGGCGGATGTGGTACCTATTAAATCTAGGCCGCGAAGCCAATGA
- a CDS encoding Hsp20/alpha crystallin family protein, whose protein sequence is MKGLLYSISVFCLTLAATQLYAQPPGYYHPGMPSSRAAEAPSSFHVQRRVRFSQDQDDSGYHLRIFLQGYSPEAIQVSVEGRSLLVQNKEAHRVENRSERGHSFVSSSSSMRRRFRLPWDADVSGMQRTEKESEIVITLPYRTNP, encoded by the coding sequence ATGAAAGGCTTGCTTTATTCAATCAGCGTGTTCTGCCTGACTCTGGCCGCTACCCAGCTCTATGCCCAACCTCCCGGCTACTATCATCCAGGTATGCCATCCAGCCGGGCCGCTGAAGCACCATCCTCTTTCCATGTACAACGACGGGTCAGATTCAGCCAGGATCAGGATGATTCGGGCTACCATCTGCGCATCTTCCTGCAAGGTTATTCACCCGAAGCCATTCAGGTGAGTGTGGAGGGTCGCTCCCTCCTGGTGCAGAACAAAGAGGCCCATCGGGTGGAGAATCGCAGCGAGCGCGGTCATAGCTTCGTCTCTTCCTCCTCCTCAATGCGGCGTCGATTCAGACTCCCATGGGATGCGGATGTGAGCGGCATGCAAAGGACCGAGAAAGAGTCTGAGATCGTCATCACGCTACCCTACCGGACAAATCCATAA
- the pgsA gene encoding CDP-diacylglycerol--glycerol-3-phosphate 3-phosphatidyltransferase, whose product MWNIPNILTLLRIVLIPVFVLLFYLPVEWARLSCALVFSIAAVTDWFDGYLARRWGQVSPFGAFLDPVADKLMVAVSLLLLVQSEPTPAFAIPAAVIIGREITISALREWMAELGARAMVAVSLIGKFKTAVQMIAILLLIYKEPLWNIPVYTVGFVLLYIAAILTLWSMVIYIRGALPSLLGERQLGGSLERK is encoded by the coding sequence ATGTGGAATATTCCTAACATTCTCACTCTGTTGCGAATCGTCTTGATCCCGGTATTCGTGCTGCTTTTCTATCTCCCCGTGGAGTGGGCCCGGCTCAGTTGTGCCCTGGTATTCTCCATCGCGGCGGTTACAGACTGGTTCGATGGCTATCTGGCCAGGCGTTGGGGCCAGGTATCTCCGTTTGGCGCCTTTCTCGATCCAGTGGCGGACAAGCTGATGGTGGCTGTCTCCCTGTTACTGCTTGTGCAGTCGGAACCAACCCCGGCATTCGCCATTCCGGCAGCAGTGATCATCGGCCGGGAGATCACCATTTCAGCCTTGCGCGAATGGATGGCCGAGCTCGGTGCCAGGGCAATGGTTGCGGTGTCGTTGATCGGGAAATTCAAGACCGCGGTGCAGATGATTGCCATCCTGCTGCTCATCTATAAAGAGCCCTTGTGGAACATACCCGTCTATACAGTCGGCTTCGTACTGCTCTATATAGCTGCCATACTCACCCTTTGGTCGATGGTGATCTATATTCGGGGTGCCCTGCCCAGCCTGCTGGGAGAGCGCCAGCTCGGTGGCTCGTTGGAGCGGAAATAG
- the uvrC gene encoding excinuclease ABC subunit UvrC: MQQREFDHTGYLKTLTTRPGVYRMLNVEGKVLYVGKAKNLKKRVSSYFTRSLNRRIQSMVGQIANIEVIVTHTEAEALLLENHLIKSLKPKYNVLLRDDKSYPYIYLSTDHTYPALSFRRGARRGKGRYFGPYPSAASTRETLQVLQKIFPVRQCEESFFRNRSRACLQYQIKRCSGPCVGLTSAEAYAEDVQHAVLFLEGKTSQVIDELVTLMECASQQLDFEQAAIYRDQIKHLRRIHERQYVSGEGGDLDIVALAKQGGSVCIQVFYIRAGRNLGNKSFYPSAPRDATEETILQAFVSQYYLEKPVPNEIIINQQLAEQGLLQEVLSRQADHRVRISSRVRGERARWLKMAQGNAEMALQARLSAQAGMEERLQALQQALQLPAIPERMECFDISHTRGESTVASCVVFNEQGPLKSDYRRFNIEGITPGDDYAAMAQALERRYRRVKKGEVALPDILLIDGGKGQIGAVHDRLQDLGISGLTLLGVAKGVERKAGMEQLFLLGRRAPIILPADSPALHLIQQIRDEAHRFAITAHRQRRSKTRNRSVLEQIPGIGPKRRQRLMKQFGGLQELSRAGIEDIASVEGVSTALAEQIYHAFHDKG, from the coding sequence ATGCAGCAGAGGGAATTTGATCACACCGGCTATCTCAAGACCCTGACCACCAGGCCAGGTGTCTATCGCATGCTCAATGTGGAGGGCAAGGTACTCTATGTGGGCAAGGCCAAGAATCTGAAAAAACGGGTCTCCAGCTATTTTACCCGCAGCCTCAATCGACGCATTCAGAGCATGGTGGGGCAGATTGCCAATATCGAGGTCATCGTCACCCATACTGAAGCCGAAGCGCTGCTGCTGGAAAATCACCTCATCAAGTCTCTCAAGCCTAAATACAATGTGCTGTTACGGGACGACAAGAGTTACCCCTATATCTATCTTTCCACAGATCATACCTACCCGGCACTCTCGTTCCGGCGCGGTGCACGACGGGGCAAGGGTCGCTATTTCGGTCCCTATCCCAGTGCTGCATCGACCCGGGAGACCCTGCAGGTGTTGCAAAAGATTTTTCCCGTGCGTCAATGCGAGGAGAGTTTTTTTCGCAATCGCTCCAGGGCCTGTCTGCAATATCAGATTAAGCGCTGCAGCGGGCCCTGTGTCGGACTGACATCTGCTGAGGCCTATGCGGAGGATGTGCAGCATGCGGTGCTCTTTCTGGAAGGCAAAACAAGCCAGGTGATCGACGAGCTGGTGACGCTCATGGAGTGTGCCTCCCAGCAACTGGATTTTGAACAAGCGGCTATCTATCGGGATCAAATCAAACATTTAAGGCGAATCCATGAGCGGCAATATGTGAGTGGCGAGGGGGGGGACCTGGATATCGTTGCCCTGGCCAAGCAGGGAGGGAGTGTCTGTATCCAGGTGTTTTATATTCGCGCTGGTCGCAATCTCGGGAATAAGTCGTTCTATCCATCCGCACCCCGGGATGCTACCGAAGAGACCATCCTGCAGGCCTTTGTCTCCCAATACTATCTGGAAAAACCGGTTCCCAATGAGATCATCATCAATCAGCAGTTGGCGGAGCAGGGACTGCTGCAGGAGGTGCTCAGCAGACAGGCCGATCATCGGGTCCGTATCAGCAGCAGGGTACGTGGGGAGCGTGCCCGTTGGTTGAAAATGGCCCAGGGGAATGCGGAAATGGCCCTGCAGGCCAGACTCAGTGCCCAGGCCGGTATGGAAGAGCGCCTGCAGGCCTTGCAGCAGGCCTTGCAATTGCCGGCAATCCCGGAGCGGATGGAGTGCTTTGACATCAGCCACACCCGGGGTGAGTCGACGGTGGCATCCTGTGTGGTCTTCAATGAGCAGGGGCCGTTGAAGTCCGACTACCGGCGTTTCAATATCGAAGGCATCACCCCGGGGGATGATTACGCTGCCATGGCTCAGGCCCTTGAACGTCGCTATCGTAGGGTCAAGAAAGGGGAGGTGGCACTGCCTGATATACTGCTCATCGATGGGGGCAAGGGCCAGATCGGCGCTGTACATGATCGATTGCAGGATCTCGGTATCTCAGGGTTGACCCTGTTAGGGGTGGCTAAAGGTGTGGAACGAAAGGCGGGTATGGAACAGCTGTTCTTGTTGGGGCGCAGGGCACCCATTATACTGCCTGCTGATTCACCGGCACTGCATTTAATCCAACAGATTCGGGATGAAGCCCATCGATTTGCCATTACGGCCCATCGGCAGCGGCGTTCCAAGACCCGAAATCGCTCAGTTCTGGAACAGATACCCGGTATTGGTCCCAAGCGTAGACAGAGGTTGATGAAACAGTTTGGTGGTCTGCAGGAGCTGTCGAGGGCAGGTATAGAGGATATTGCCAGTGTCGAAGGTGTCAGTACAGCCTTGGCGGAGCAGATCTATCACGCATTTCATGATAAGGGCTAG
- a CDS encoding uracil-DNA glycosylase, which translates to MIFDAKCRSCPRLVDFLGQVKVDYPDYHAAPVAPFGAADAQLLVVGLAPGMHGANATGRPFTGDHAGILLYDTLYEFGFSNQPEAVSRNDGLKLHNCRITNAVKCLPPQNKPVGSEINSCNGFLRNELDAMPHNSIVISLGSIAHQAVIKALGLRQKSFPFAHATEHQLSERQLMIDSYHCSRYNTQTRRLTPAMFQKIFRRARELLESR; encoded by the coding sequence ATGATCTTCGATGCCAAGTGTCGTAGTTGCCCGCGCTTGGTTGATTTTCTTGGCCAGGTGAAGGTCGATTATCCCGATTATCATGCCGCTCCAGTGGCCCCATTCGGTGCTGCCGATGCACAATTGCTGGTCGTCGGTCTGGCGCCTGGTATGCATGGCGCCAACGCTACCGGTCGACCATTTACCGGTGATCACGCCGGCATCCTGCTATATGACACGCTCTACGAATTCGGTTTTTCCAATCAACCCGAGGCCGTTTCCCGAAACGATGGACTAAAGCTGCATAACTGCCGCATCACCAATGCGGTGAAGTGTCTGCCGCCTCAAAACAAACCCGTGGGCAGTGAAATCAATAGTTGTAACGGCTTTCTGCGGAATGAATTGGATGCAATGCCGCACAACAGTATTGTCATCAGCCTGGGCTCGATTGCCCACCAGGCTGTAATCAAGGCCCTGGGGCTCAGGCAGAAGAGCTTCCCATTTGCTCACGCTACAGAACATCAGCTGAGTGAACGGCAGCTGATGATCGACTCCTATCATTGCAGTCGCTACAACACCCAGACCCGCAGGCTTACCCCAGCCATGTTTCAAAAGATCTTTCGGCGTGCCCGGGAACTGCTCGAGAGTCGATAG
- a CDS encoding response regulator, with protein MIKVLLVDDHELIRTGVKGILDKAPDIDVTGEASSGEEAIELLHQTSPDVVLMDVNMPGMGGIEATRRLLRIKPDLKVIALTVLDEDPFPSRLHEVGAMGFLTKGCPADEMLRALRAVHGGHHYIASDVARKHTLTEWQGSSENPFKALSSREVQVLLQILEGHKNLEISDILSLSPKTVSTYRQRIYDKLDIKNDVELTRLAYRHGILKDSENNS; from the coding sequence ATGATAAAAGTTCTACTGGTTGATGATCACGAACTGATTAGAACCGGTGTAAAAGGCATTTTGGACAAAGCACCCGATATCGATGTCACTGGAGAAGCGTCAAGCGGAGAAGAGGCGATTGAGCTGCTGCATCAGACTTCTCCGGACGTTGTGTTGATGGACGTCAACATGCCGGGTATGGGCGGTATTGAAGCGACCCGCAGGCTGTTGCGCATCAAACCTGACCTGAAGGTGATTGCCCTAACCGTTCTTGATGAAGATCCCTTTCCCTCGCGCCTGCATGAGGTGGGTGCCATGGGCTTTCTCACCAAGGGGTGCCCAGCCGATGAGATGCTGCGTGCCCTTAGGGCTGTGCATGGTGGTCATCACTACATCGCATCCGATGTGGCCAGGAAACATACCCTTACCGAGTGGCAGGGAAGCTCAGAGAATCCGTTCAAGGCCTTGTCATCCAGGGAAGTGCAGGTATTGCTACAGATACTCGAGGGACATAAGAACCTGGAAATATCCGATATCCTTTCCCTCAGTCCGAAAACCGTCAGCACCTATCGGCAACGTATTTACGATAAACTCGATATTAAAAATGATGTGGAATTGACGCGCCTTGCGTATCGACATGGAATCCTGAAAGACAGCGAAAACAACTCATGA